From a single Brassica rapa cultivar Chiifu-401-42 chromosome A01, CAAS_Brap_v3.01, whole genome shotgun sequence genomic region:
- the LOC103852986 gene encoding putative defensin-like protein 170 isoform X1, with protein sequence MCNAVMAKAASLFVFPIMFFVMLSLVEYNMGCMAVIGSCRYIPDCGASCRVRFGIKALGYCDRDGAYGTCICTYPCLSDKINI encoded by the exons ATGTGTAATG CAGTTATGGCCAAGGCAGCTTCTTTGTTTGTTTTCCCCATCATGTTCTTTGTGATGTTATCTTTAG TTGAATATAATATGGGATGCATGGCGGTTATTGGTTCGTGTCGTTATATTCCTGATTGTGGTGCGTCATGCAGGGTTAGATTTGGAATAAAGGCACTTGGCTATTGTGACCGCGATGGTGCTTATGGAACATGTATATGCACTTATCCTTGTCTGAGTGATAagattaatatatga
- the LOC103852986 gene encoding putative defensin-like protein 170 isoform X2 — protein sequence MCNVMAKAASLFVFPIMFFVMLSLVEYNMGCMAVIGSCRYIPDCGASCRVRFGIKALGYCDRDGAYGTCICTYPCLSDKINI from the exons ATGTGTAATG TTATGGCCAAGGCAGCTTCTTTGTTTGTTTTCCCCATCATGTTCTTTGTGATGTTATCTTTAG TTGAATATAATATGGGATGCATGGCGGTTATTGGTTCGTGTCGTTATATTCCTGATTGTGGTGCGTCATGCAGGGTTAGATTTGGAATAAAGGCACTTGGCTATTGTGACCGCGATGGTGCTTATGGAACATGTATATGCACTTATCCTTGTCTGAGTGATAagattaatatatga
- the LOC103852986 gene encoding putative defensin-like protein 170 isoform X3: protein MAKAASLFVFPIMFFVMLSLVEYNMGCMAVIGSCRYIPDCGASCRVRFGIKALGYCDRDGAYGTCICTYPCLSDKINI from the exons ATGGCCAAGGCAGCTTCTTTGTTTGTTTTCCCCATCATGTTCTTTGTGATGTTATCTTTAG TTGAATATAATATGGGATGCATGGCGGTTATTGGTTCGTGTCGTTATATTCCTGATTGTGGTGCGTCATGCAGGGTTAGATTTGGAATAAAGGCACTTGGCTATTGTGACCGCGATGGTGCTTATGGAACATGTATATGCACTTATCCTTGTCTGAGTGATAagattaatatatga
- the LOC103853011 gene encoding aspartyl protease UND: protein MTISLTLRTTILISLIILTCSNRCISHPRLASRLIHSKSIKTQELPKKNTGYLHPKPPPASRLDNMWTTVNIISHVTPITRPAAFLANISIGDPPVPQLLLIDTGSDLTWIQCHPCKCYPQTIPFYRPSRSSTYRDASCEPAPHAMPRISHDERTKTCQYYLLYRDNSSTRGTLAEEKLTFQTSDDGLVSKQNIVIGCGQDNSGFTQYSGVLGLGPGKSIVTRNFGSRFSYCFGSLTDRTNPHNILTLGDGARTEGDPTPLHIFQDRYYLDLQAISLGQKLLDIKPDVFKRYGSQGGTVIDTGCSPTILAREAYDTLFEEINFLLGDVLTRVKDWDQYTKPCYEGNMKANRLGFPVVTFHFAGGAELTLDFESLFVESEDGESFCLAMSMNTFDDMSVIGAMAQQHYNVGYDLLTMNVYFQRTDCEILDS, encoded by the coding sequence ATGACTATCTCTCTAACATTGCGTACTACCATTCTTATCTCCCTAATCATTCTCACGTGCTCCAACCGATGCATATCGCATCCCCGGCTTGCGTCAAGGCTAATACACtcaaaatcaatcaaaaccCAAGAATTACCAAAGAAAAATACTGGTTACTTGCATCCCAAGCCACCTCCCGCTTCCCGTCTAGATAACATGTGGACCACAGTGAATATCATCTCACATGTAACTCCTATCACACGTCCAGCAGCATTCCTCGCGAACATCTCTATCGGCGACCCACCTGTCCCACAACTTCTACTCATAGACACAGGTAGTGACTTGACTTGGATCCAATGTCATCCCTGCAAATGTTACCCTCAAACAATCCCATTTTACCGCCCTTCAAGATCTTCCACTTACCGTGACGCTTCATGCGAGCCTGCACCACACGCCATGCCCCGAATCTCCCATGACGAAAGGACCAAAACTTGCCAATACTACCTCCTCTACCGCGACAATTCAAGCACCAGAGGTACCTTAGCTGAGGAAAAGCTCACGTTTCAGACATCAGACGACGGTTTGGTCTCCAAACAAAACATTGTTATAGGCTGCGGACAAGACAACTCCGGTTTTACTCAATACAGCGGCGTGCTAGGTTTAGGACCAGGTAAGTCCATAGTAACTCGCAACTTCGGCTCTAGATTCTCTTACTGCTTTGGTAGCTTAACCGATCGGACCAACCCACACAACATTCTTACCCTCGGAGACGGCGCCAGAACTGAAGGCGATCCAACACCTTTACATATATTCCAAGACCGTTACTACCTTGACCTCCAAGCAATCTCTTTAGGTCAGAAACTTCTCGACATCAAACCCGATGTTTTCAAGAGATATGGGTCCCAAGGAGGTACCGTCATCGACACGGGTTGCTCACCAACGATCCTAGCCAGAGAAGCTTACGACACACTCTTTGAAGAAATAAACTTCCTTCTTGGAGATGTTCTCACACGCGTTAAAGATTGGGATCAGTACACAAAACCTTGCTATGAAGGGAACATGAAAGCTAATCGTTTAGGGTTTCCCGTCGTCACGTTTCATTTCGCCGGCGGCGCTGAGCTGACGTTAGACTTTGAGAGTTTGTTTGTTGAAAGTGAAGATGGAGAGAGCTTTTGCTTGGCTATGAGTATGAACACGTTCGATGATATGAGTGTTATTGGTGCCATGGCTCAGCAGCATTATAACGTTGGTTATGATCTTCTAACTATGAATGTTTATTTCCAGAGAACTGATTGTGAGATTCTTGAttcttaa
- the LOC103853001 gene encoding subtilisin-like protease SBT2.6, with protein MDRIRCKAVVFFALFFSVSAEIYIVTMEGDPIISYNGGVNGFEATAVESDEKIDTSSELVTSYARHLERKHDMLLGMLFEEGSYKKLYSYKHLINGFAAHLSPAQAEVLRRAPGVKHLSRDWKVKKLTTHTPQFLGLPTDVWPTGGGYDRAGEDIVIGFVDSGIFPHHPSFASHHTAVPYGPHPSYKGKCEDDPRTKVSFCNGKIIGAQHFAEAAKAAGAFNPEVDFASPMDGDGHGSHTAAIAAGNNGIPVRMHGYEFGKASGMAPRARIAVYKALYRLFGGFVSDVVAAIDMAVHDGVDILSLSVGPNSPPATTKTTFLNPFDATLLGAVKAGVFVAQAAGNGGPFPKTLVSYSPWITTVAAAIDDRRYKNHLTLGNGKMLAGIGLSPSTRPHRSYKMVSANDVLLDSSGGNKYNPSDCQKPEVLNKKLVQGNILLCGYSFNFVAGSASIKKVAETAKHLGAAGFVLVVENVSPGTKFDPVPSCIPGILITDVSKSMDLIDYYNVTTSRDWMGRVKDFKAEGSIGDGLEPILHKSAPEVALFSARGPNTKDFSFQDADLLKPDILAPGSLIWSAWSENGTDEANYVGEGFALISGTSMAAPHIAGIAALVKQKHPQWSPAAIKSALMTTSTVMDRAGRPLQAQQYSETETVTLVKATPFDYGSGHVSPSSALDPGLIFDAGYEDYLGFLCTTPGIDAHEIRNFTNTPCNYKMRHPSNFNSPSIAISHLVRTQTITRRVTNVAEEEETYTITSRMEPSIVIEVSPPAMTLRAGASRSFTVTLTVRSVTGVYSFGEVTLKGSRGHKVSIPVVALGHKR; from the exons ATGGATCGTATCAGGTGTAAAGCTGTTGTCTTTTTCGCACTGTTCTTCAGTGTATCAGCAGAGATTTACATTGTGACTATGGAAGGAGATCCAATCATAAGTTACAACGGCGGTGTTAATGGCTTTGAAGCAACTGCCGTTGAATCTGATGAGAAAATTGATACTTCAAG TGAACTGGTGACATCATACGCCCGTCACCTCGAGAGGAAACATGATATGCTTCTTGGAATGCTCTTTGAAGAAGGATCATACAAAAAGCTTTACAGCTACAAACACCTTATCAACGGCTTTGCAGCTCATCTCTCCCCTGCTCAG GCGGAAGTGCTTCGTCGCGCTCCTGGTGTGAAACACCTGAGCAGAGACTGGAAAGTGAAGAAGCTCACCACACATACGCCACAGTTTTTGGGATTACCAACCGATGTCTGGCCAACAGGTGGCGGTTATGATAGAGCAGGAGAAGATATTGTTATTGGCTTTGTGGACTCAGGGATTTTCCCTCATCATCCTAGCTTTGCATCTCACCACACTGCAGTACCTTATGGTCCTCATCCTAGTTACAAAGGGAAATGTGAAGATGATCCTCGTACTAAGGTTAGCTTCTGCAACGGGAAGATCATAGGAGCACAGCATTTTGCTGAAGCTGCTAAAGCAGCTGGTGCGTTTAATCCGGAGGTTGACTTTGCTTCACCTATGGATGGTGATGGACATGGAAGTCACACAGCAGCTATTGCAGCTGGGAACAATGGTATTCCTGTGAGGATGCATGGCTATGAGTTTGGAAAAGCAAGTGGGATGGCTCCTCGTGCTAG GATTGCTGTTTATAAAGCTCTATATCGGCTTTTCGGAGGGTTTGTATCTGATGTGGTTGCTGCCATTGATATG GCTGTTCATGATGGAGTTGATATTTTGAGCCTTTCGGTTGGTCCAAACAGTCCTCCAGCTACTACAAAGACAACATTCTTAAATCCATTCGATGCTACACTTCTTGGAGCTGTGAAGGCTGGTGTGTTTGTTGCTCAAGCTGCTGGAAACGGTGGTCCCTTTCCCAAAACTCTGGTTTCATACAGCCCTTGGATTACTACTGTAGCTGCTGCCATTGATGATCGCAGATACAAAAACCATCTGACCCTTGGAAATGGAAAAATGCTTGCTGGAATAGGATTATCCC CTTCTACTCGACCTCATCGTTCGTACAAGATGGTATCAGCAAATGAtgttcttcttgattcttctggTGGTAACAAGTACAATCCGTCAGATTGCCAGAAGCCAGAAGTCTTGAACAAAAAGTTGGTCCAAGGGAACATTCTTCTCTGTGGATACTCTTTCAACTTTGTTGCTGGTTCAGCTTCCATCAAGAAAGTTGCTGAAACTGCCAAGCATCTAGGCGCTGCTGGTTTCGTCCTTGTTGTTGAAAACGTTTCTCCAGGCACAAAATTCGATCCTGTCCCTTCTTGCATTCCAGGGATTCTCATTACAGATGTCTCTAAATCAATG GACTTGATTGATTACTACAATGTCACAACGTCAAGAGATTGGATGGGAAGGGTAAAGGACTTTAAAGCTGAAGGAAGCATTGGAGATGGTTTGGAACCTATTCTCCACAAATCTGCACCTGAAGTGGCTTTGTTCTCAGCTAGAGGACCCAACACTAAAGACTTCAGCTTTCAGGATGCTGATCTCCTCAAACCAGACATTCTTGCTCCAGGCTCTTTAATATGGTCTGCTTGGTCTGAAAATGGAACTGACGAGGCTAACTATGTTG GTGAAGGATTTGCATTAATCTCTGGCACAAGCATGGCTGCACCACACATTGCTGGTATAGCTGCTCTGGTGAAACAGAAACATCCTCAATGGAGTCCAGCTGCTATCAAATCAGCTTTGATGACAACTTCAACGGTCATGGACCGAGCAGGAAGGCCTCTCCAAGCTCAACAATACTCTGAAACAGAGACAGTGACGCTTGTTAAAGCAACTCCGTTTGATTATGGAAGTGGTCATGTCAGTCCAAGCTCTGCTCTAGACCCTGGTCTCATCTTTGATGCAG GTTATGAGGATTATCTAGGTTTCTTGTGCACCACGCCTGGTATCGATGCCCACGAGATAAGGAACTTCACAAACACTCCCTGCAATTACAAAATGAGACATccttcgaacttcaactcgccATCTATAGCCATTTCTCATCTCGTGAGAACACAGACCATTACAAGAAGAGTGACGAATGTTGCAGAAGAGGAAGAAACATACACAATCACATCAAGGATGGAGCCATCCATCGTCATTGAAGTGAGTCCTCCTGCAATGACACTTAGAGCTGGAGCTTCGAGAAGCTTCACGGTGACTCTTACAGTGAGATCTGTGACCGGAGTTTATAGCTTCGGAGAGGTTACATTGAAAGGAAGCCGAGGGCATAAAGTGAGTATCCCAGTGGTTGCCTTGGGACACAAGCGATGA
- the LOC103853020 gene encoding molybdate transporter 1: MESQSRISPPETPKRSPFTGIFHKLKTNLVFRSKLAEINGAMGDLGTYIPIVLALTLAKDLDLGTTLIFTGIYNAVTGAVYGVPMPVQPMKSIAAVAISSTAEEFGIPEIMAAGICTGGILFVLGVSGLMQFVFNIIPLSVVRGIQLSQGLAFAMSAVKYIRKEQNFSKSKSVGDRPWLGLDGLVLALVCVLFIVLVNGDGEQEQEEEEERDGSRRRRVSIRKVVSNVPSALLIFLLGVVLAFIRKPSIVHEIKFGPSKIKLVRMNKEAWKNGFLKGTIPQLPLSVLNSVVAVCKLSYDLFPEKKFSATSVSMTVGLMNMVGCWFGAMPTCHGAGGLAGQYKFGGRSGGCVALLGVAKLVLGLVLGSSLVGIMDKFPVGVLGALLLFAGIELAMAARDMNTKGDAFVMLVCTAVSLGSNAAIGFVAGIVLYVVLWMRNYGRVRTTNLPVQVDQHP; the protein is encoded by the coding sequence ATGGAGTCCCAGTCACGGATTAGTCCACCCGAAACCCCAAAACGTTCTCCGTTCACCGGAATATTCCACAAACTGAAGACCAACCTCGTTTTCCGGTCAAAGCTCGCCGAGATAAACGGTGCAATGGGCGACCTCGGCACCTACATACCAATCGTCCTCGCCTTAACCCTCGCTAAGGATTTAGACTTAGGCACAACGCTGATATTCACTGGTATCTACAACGCCGTAACCGGAGCGGTTTACGGCGTACCGATGCCGGTCCAACCGATGAAGTCGATCGCAGCCGTGGCGATTTCGTCGACCGCGGAGGAGTTCGGTATACCGGAGATCATGGCCGCCGGGATATGCACCGGAGGGATCTTGTTCGTGTTGGGGGTCTCCGGTTTGATGCAGTTCGTGTTCAACATCATTCCTCTATCGGTTGTTAGAGGGATACAGCTGTCGCAGGGGTTAGCCTTTGCGATGTCTGCGGTTAAGTATATTAGGAAGGAACAAAACTTTTCGAAGTCCAAAAGCGTTGGCGACAGGCCATGGTTAGGGCTTGATGGTTTGGTGTTGGCTTTGGTTTGTGTTCTCTTTATAGTTCTGGTGAATGGAGATGGGGAGcaagaacaagaagaggaggaagagagagatgGTTCTAGAAGAAGAAGGGTTTCGATAAGGAAGGTTGTATCTAATGTACCATCTGCTCTGTTGATATTCTTGTTGGGTGTTGTTTTGGCTTTTATAAGGAAGCCAAGTATTGTGCATGAGATTAAGTTTGGACCGTCGAAGATTAAGTTAGTTAGAATGAACAAGGAAGCTTGGAAAAACGGATTTTTGAAAGGGACGATTCCGCAGTTACCTCTCTCTGTTCTGAATTCCGTCGTGGCCGTGTGTAAGCTTTCTTACGACTTATTCCCCGAGAAGAAGTTTTCGGCTACGTCGGTTTCGATGACGGTTGGGTTGATGAATATGGTTGGATGCTGGTTTGGGGCGATGCCTACTTGTCATGGAGCCGGCGGGTTAGCCGGGCAGTACAAGTTCGGTGGGAGGAGTGGCGGGTGTGTGGCGCTGTTGGGAGTAGCTAAATTGGTGTTGGGGTTGGTGTTGGGAAGTTCGTTAGTTGGTATAATGGATAAGTTTCCGGTTGGTGTGCTTGGAGCTTTGTTGCTGTTCGCGGGTATAGAGCTTGCAATGGCTGCTAGAGATATGAACACAAAGGGTGATGCGTTTGTGATGCTTGTTTGTACAGCTGTATCTCTAGGCTCGAATGCTGCGATAGGATTTGTTGCTGGGATTGTTCTTTATGTGGTTCTTTGGATGAGGAACTACGGGAGGGTCAGGACGACCAACCTTCCTGTTCAAGTAGATCaacatccttga
- the LOC103855052 gene encoding uncharacterized protein LOC103855052 — protein MIKLTKLIHISLEINRVIARISFLIYNQNENHILCVLSRCAKQIQTKQRKIKMAMTWMRRFYSKIKGKKVKELPAYIKSTYSMESVKTYVMKGLDNYNDKYIQTSSVDPLLHICFGGMAFSYLLAIPHEKCFFEEKYAKEAKKLAKEKLAKEQLCNIPSCDM, from the coding sequence ATGATCAAACTTACTAAACTAATACATATTAGTTTGGAAATAAATCGAGTTATTGCAAGAATttcttttttgatttataatcaAAACGAAAACcatattttgtgtgttctgtcACGTTGCGCAAAACAAATTCAGACGAAACAGAGGAAGATCAAAATGGCGATGACGTGGATGAGGAGGTTTTACAGTAAGATCAAAGGGAAGAAGGTGAAGGAGCTTCCCGCCTATATCAAATCGACGTATTCAATGGAGAGCGTGAAGACCTATGTGATGAAAGGTCTCGATAACTACAACGACAAATACATCCAGACCAGCTCCGTCGATCCTCTCCTTCATATCTGCTTTGGAGGCATGGCTTTCTCTTATCTCCTTGCTATCCCCCACGAGAAATGCTTTTTCGAGGAGAAGTATGCTAAGGAGGCGAAGAAGCTCGCTAAAGAGAAGCTTGCCAAGGAGCAGctttgtaacatcccgagttgtgatatgtga